The nucleotide window TAGGCACAAATGAGACTATACGCCTCAAACAGAGGCAACCTCCTTAACGACTTTAGTAAAGCGTTTGAGAATTTCATGACTATGGGGAGTATCGAGAATTTCCTCAATTAAGCGATCGGGATCTTGTTGATCTTTAAGCAAAGGTTCTCGATCATAATTAATATAGTCTCGAAGGACATCACCATCAAATTCAGGATGAAATTGAACTCCCCAAACCCGATCGCCCATTCTAAAAGCTTGATAATTATCCCGCTCACTAAACCCTAATGCAATCGCATTATCCGGTAATTTTAAAACAGATTGTTGATGACAAACATGAGCTTTGATCGTTTGAGGAAGACCTCTGAAAAGCTGATCGTCAAGAGTATTATCATTAAAATAAATATTAACTGTTCCAAATTCACACCCTTGAGGATTTTTACCAACTTCTCCTCCCAAAGCATAAGCTAATAATTGATGTCCATAACAAATCCCTAGAATTGGCAAATCTTTTTTAATCCCATTGACTAACCATTTTGCGGTTTTCTCACTCCAATCATGACCCTCTGTCACCATTGAACTAGAACCAGTAATAACAATTCCTGATACTTCATCCCAAGGGGGCAAATCAAACCCATTATAAACTTCAGCAATGATCGCTTGTTCTCGACTGATCCCCATTTTAGAGATAATCCAATCTTCAAAGTTACCTTTTTCAGCCGGAATAGAAGATAACGCTTGACCGGTTTTAATAATTAAAATTGGTTTCATTAAGTCACTCATACTAATTTTATATACCCTAAAATGTAGGGTTATTTATTACTTTTTAAGTCTAGCATAAATAAATAGTTTTGTAGAAACTGAAATCGGGTTTAAAATAACAAAAATTAACGGGAAGAAAAAACTAAATAATTTTTTAAATCGGCGATTACTGAATCGGGCCTTCGACACTCCCACTAAAGAATTGTTGAAGGACGGGATGATCGCTAGTATAAGCGTCGTGGGTTGGGCCATCCCATTGAAATTTACCTTGATAGAGAAAGACTATCCGGTCAGTCGTCCGACGAATGGTACTTTCTTGGTGAGTGACAATTAAATAAGCCTCACAGATGCCTTGATAGCCTACCACTCGGCGGATGACATCCTCAACTCGGGTTGAAGCAACCGGATCGAGTCCTGCGGTTGGCTCGTCATACATGAGAATGTTAGGATTAGTCCTAGCCAGGGTAGGGTCAATATTCGCCACGATCGCACGAGCTAACCCGACTCGTTTCCGCATTCCTCCCGATATTTGGGACGGATAGCGATCGCCAGTTCCCGGTAATCCTACCATTAAGAGAGCTTGGTCTACTAACTCTCGAATTTTTTGAGGAGGAAGTTTCGAGTGGCGATAGAGAGCAAAACCAATATTTTCATCAACGGTAAGGGAATCAAATAAAGCAGATTGTTGAAAAACTACGCTAACGCCTAGGGGATCTTCACCTTGGTTGACGGTTCCGATTCGCCGTTTTCCATGAATATAAACCTCTCCACTATCGGGAGCAACTAAGCCGGCAATCACCCGCAAAACCGTAGATTTTCCCGATCCAGAAGGGCCAATTACTCCAACGGCTTCTCCGGGATAAATTTGTAAATCAACATTGTCTAAAATGACTTTAGAGCCAAACCTTTTGCTAACATTTTTGAATTGTATTAGGGGTTCGACCATAGGAGTATTATAGAGTAGACTATTGTTTTAAGTGTGGCACAAAAACTCGTTTTCAACAGACAAATAGAGTAAGTCAGTAGTTAAGCGGTGTTAGAGGAGCTAAGTTCATGTTAGAGGGGTGGCTGATTCCGTTACGAGGAATTTACTGTAAAGCAAGCTATCGCAGTATTTTAAGCTTGGCGAGTGTGGGAAGCCTTTTAAGTATTGCCAGTGTCGGAAGTATTCTCAGTATTGGGAGCGTGGGAAGCATTTTAAGTATTGCCAGCGCAGGAAGTATTTTAAGTGTGGGAAGCGCAGGAAGTATTCTGTCCTGTTTTGGCGTAGGGAGTATATTAAGTTTTTTTCGTTATAAAAGCCTATTAAATCAGGAAATAATCCCTAATTTTATCTCTAATTTTCCCGGAAATAAAGATTAGATGCTCATCTTTTAATCCCCTGATTATACTCGATCAAAATTGAGTAAAGTACAGAAAATTCTCAAATTTTCCAGCTTTATTTTGATCAAATCGATAAAAAGCCAGATTTCAACTTGATTCAAATTATATTTGCTCTTGATTCAAGTCAGATTCAGTTAGTCTAGACTCACAAATCAGGCAATAGAAATCTTTTCGAGTTAATTTGAAGGACTATATAGTTTTTCAGATATTATTGTATTATTTTTAGCTACTATGGTATATTTATGCTGTAGAAAATAATTTCATCTATTAAATTGAATAAACATAAATTAATACTTCTTTAGTTAGATTTTGTATCATGAATAACAATTAAATTTAATAATTTTTTAAAAAAATTAACAAAAACTCAAGCCTAAACTCCTTAAAAATTTTTGGCTTGCTTCCCTAACCTAAAAAATGAATCTAATTTTTATAAAACAAGACTATTATGACTTTCAATGGTAAATCAATTCAATCTAATGTTTTTGATTATTCCTCCCTTAGTCAAGAAAAAAGGCAATTTGTCCAAGAAAAAACCGACGAAATTAAAAATCTGATCCGTCGTACTGCTCAAAATGTTATTGACATTGGACAAAAATTACTAGAAGTCAAGGAGCAAGTCGGACATGGCTATTTTTTAAACTGGCTTAAGACTGAGTTTAATTGGAGTGTCTCTACAGCCACTAAAATGATGCAAGCGAGTGAGAAGTTTAAAAACGTAAATTTTACGAATTTAAATTTTTCTCCTTCTGCACTTTATCTTTTAGCTGCTCCTTCTGTTGATGATGAGATCAGAGAAGAAGCTTTAGTGCTAGCAGAAAGTGGAACGAAAATCAATTACTCTCTAGCTAGAAATTTAATTCGACACTATAAATATACTACAAACTCTTTGACTCAAAAGGATTTTATCTTAGATTTAAAAAAGTCAGACGACAACGATAACAGAGTTTTGGCACAAACTTTAAAGCAAACTTTTGTAGACGCTAAATCAATCAGCATTGAAGAAACTTGCTTTTCTTCTAATTCAAATATAATTGTGCCAATGGTTGATTTTGATTTTTTTAATCATTATCTGTTTCGTGAATGGCTGAGAGCGTCACGAGAAAAAGTTTTCTTATCTTTGATACTTGGTAATCTAGCTAACTTACATTTTTACAATAACAAATTACCTTATATTAGTCGTCACGAATCCGGTCAATTACTGATCTCAATTTTAAATAAAACCCTTAAACGTTCTACGGATTTATATACTTTTTATGACGAAGAAAAATTTTTATTACTTCTTTCTAATACTCCTTTAGACGGCGCATTACAAATTGCGAAAACTGTTAAAAAACAATTTGAAATGAGACAATCTCAAATCAGTTCTGAACACAAAAGTTTAATAGACACTTGTACTTTGAATTTAATTGTCTGTAGTCTTGTTCCATCTAATGACCTTTCTGTAAATTTTTTGTTGAGTGTTCTTGAGCAAGAACTGATCAATATTCAAATTCAAGGAGAAGAGTCTATCTCAATCAAGCAATTTTAAATTAAAAAATTTTTTTGCTTATAGGTTTTTACCTATTGAGGGTCTTGACAATAATAATTTAAGTTCACAAGTC belongs to Gloeothece citriformis PCC 7424 and includes:
- a CDS encoding glutamine amidotransferase, with protein sequence MKPILIIKTGQALSSIPAEKGNFEDWIISKMGISREQAIIAEVYNGFDLPPWDEVSGIVITGSSSMVTEGHDWSEKTAKWLVNGIKKDLPILGICYGHQLLAYALGGEVGKNPQGCEFGTVNIYFNDNTLDDQLFRGLPQTIKAHVCHQQSVLKLPDNAIALGFSERDNYQAFRMGDRVWGVQFHPEFDGDVLRDYINYDREPLLKDQQDPDRLIEEILDTPHSHEILKRFTKVVKEVASV
- a CDS encoding ABC transporter ATP-binding protein, which encodes MVEPLIQFKNVSKRFGSKVILDNVDLQIYPGEAVGVIGPSGSGKSTVLRVIAGLVAPDSGEVYIHGKRRIGTVNQGEDPLGVSVVFQQSALFDSLTVDENIGFALYRHSKLPPQKIRELVDQALLMVGLPGTGDRYPSQISGGMRKRVGLARAIVANIDPTLARTNPNILMYDEPTAGLDPVASTRVEDVIRRVVGYQGICEAYLIVTHQESTIRRTTDRIVFLYQGKFQWDGPTHDAYTSDHPVLQQFFSGSVEGPIQ
- a CDS encoding DUF3102 domain-containing protein → MTFNGKSIQSNVFDYSSLSQEKRQFVQEKTDEIKNLIRRTAQNVIDIGQKLLEVKEQVGHGYFLNWLKTEFNWSVSTATKMMQASEKFKNVNFTNLNFSPSALYLLAAPSVDDEIREEALVLAESGTKINYSLARNLIRHYKYTTNSLTQKDFILDLKKSDDNDNRVLAQTLKQTFVDAKSISIEETCFSSNSNIIVPMVDFDFFNHYLFREWLRASREKVFLSLILGNLANLHFYNNKLPYISRHESGQLLISILNKTLKRSTDLYTFYDEEKFLLLLSNTPLDGALQIAKTVKKQFEMRQSQISSEHKSLIDTCTLNLIVCSLVPSNDLSVNFLLSVLEQELINIQIQGEESISIKQF